In Ruminococcaceae bacterium BL-6, a genomic segment contains:
- the pyrAB gene encoding pyrimidine-specific carbamoyl-phosphate synthetase (large subunit) (Evidence 2a : Function from experimental evidences in other organisms; PubMedId : 216664, 6120161, 10732707, 23750951; Product type e : enzyme) produces the protein MSKREDIKRVVIIGSGPIVIGQAAEFDYAGTQACRALKEEGVEVILINSNPATIMTDGEIADKVYIEPLTTDTVKKVILKESPDSILPTLGGQNALNLAVELEESGFLKEHGVEMIGTKADTIRMAEDRELFKEAMARIHQPCAESETARTVEHCLQIAERIGYPVVVRPAYTLGGSGGGIAYSEEQLRAISSMGLHRSRVGQVLIERCISGWKEIEYEVMRDRNGNCITVCNMENFDPVGVHTGDSIVVAPCQTLADKEIQMLRSAALSIITELKVEGGCNVQFALNPDSFEYCVIEVNPRVSRSSALASKATGYPIAKVASKIALGYTLDEIENAITRKTYACFEPTLDYCVVKIPKWPFDKFVHARRSLGTQMKATGEVMGIARTFEAALMKAIRCLEQNMYDLTDKELDGLSDYDVSERVHAVDDRRMFAVAEALRRGFAVEKLHSITKIDRWFLGKLSSIIAVEKRLAKEPMTKELLYRAKEFGFLDETVSKFSGIGAEKIRALEDQWDIRPVYKMVDTCAAEFDAETPYYYSTYGTQNESVPLSNRKKILVIGSGPIRIGQGIEFDFCSVHCVWALKKLGYETIIVNNNPETVSTDFDIADKLYFEPLTPEDVRHIVELEKPDGAVVQFGGQTAIKLAGAIEKMGVPLLGTSFDSIDEAEDRERFDAILSQYHIPRAAGRMVYTCEEAIAAAHELGYPVLVRPSYVLGGQGMDIAYRDEDIREQIGIINTVAQEHPILVDKYLMGTEVEVDAVCDGTDTMIPGIMQHVERAGIHSGDSISVYPAQSLTPEVEDTIVDYTRKLAMALKVKGLLNIQFIVKDNTVYIIEANPRSSRTVPYISKITDIPIVRLAVGTFFGKTLPSLGYRYGLQPKKRLIAVKMPVFSFEKLYGADVNLGPEMKSTGEVLGIARTFEEAMIKAFQGAGMHLITNGNAIVTVKDQDKEEVLPIARGLHELGWTIYSTEGTSAYLQSHGVENVCLNKVGGEKPDILDCILSGKIDLVINTPSKDRKHRRDGFLIRRNTVEAGIPCLTSLDTANAFLRCVQHVEDTNLSVVDITKVSSFLVFL, from the coding sequence GAAGACATCAAAAGGGTCGTCATCATCGGCTCCGGTCCGATCGTGATCGGACAGGCCGCCGAGTTCGACTACGCCGGCACCCAGGCCTGCCGCGCGCTGAAGGAAGAGGGGGTCGAGGTGATCCTCATCAACTCGAACCCCGCCACCATCATGACGGATGGCGAGATCGCCGACAAGGTCTATATCGAGCCGCTGACGACGGATACCGTGAAAAAGGTGATCCTGAAGGAATCCCCGGACAGCATCCTGCCGACGCTCGGCGGGCAGAACGCCCTGAACCTTGCGGTAGAGCTGGAGGAATCCGGCTTTCTGAAGGAGCACGGCGTCGAGATGATCGGCACAAAGGCCGACACCATCCGCATGGCCGAGGACAGGGAGTTGTTCAAAGAGGCTATGGCCCGCATCCATCAGCCCTGCGCGGAAAGCGAGACGGCCCGGACCGTGGAGCACTGCCTGCAGATCGCGGAGCGGATCGGCTACCCCGTGGTGGTGCGCCCCGCCTATACGCTGGGCGGCAGCGGCGGCGGCATCGCGTACAGTGAGGAGCAGCTTCGGGCGATTTCGTCGATGGGGCTGCACCGCAGCCGCGTGGGGCAGGTGCTGATCGAGCGCTGCATCTCCGGCTGGAAGGAAATCGAATACGAGGTGATGCGCGACCGGAACGGCAACTGCATCACCGTCTGCAATATGGAAAACTTCGACCCGGTCGGCGTCCACACGGGCGATTCCATCGTCGTGGCGCCCTGTCAGACCCTGGCGGACAAAGAGATCCAGATGCTGCGCTCCGCAGCGCTCTCCATCATCACGGAGCTGAAGGTGGAGGGCGGCTGCAACGTGCAGTTCGCGCTGAACCCGGACAGCTTCGAGTACTGCGTGATCGAGGTGAACCCCCGCGTCAGCCGTTCCTCTGCGCTTGCCTCGAAGGCGACCGGCTACCCGATCGCGAAGGTCGCCTCCAAAATCGCGCTCGGCTATACGCTGGACGAGATCGAAAACGCCATTACCAGGAAAACATACGCCTGCTTTGAGCCGACCCTCGATTACTGCGTGGTGAAGATCCCGAAATGGCCGTTCGACAAGTTCGTCCACGCGCGCCGCAGCCTGGGCACCCAGATGAAGGCGACCGGCGAGGTCATGGGCATCGCCCGCACCTTCGAGGCGGCGCTGATGAAGGCGATCCGCTGCCTGGAACAGAACATGTACGACCTGACGGACAAAGAGCTGGACGGCCTTTCCGACTACGACGTTTCGGAGCGCGTCCACGCGGTGGACGACCGCCGCATGTTCGCGGTGGCCGAGGCGCTGCGCCGCGGCTTCGCGGTGGAAAAGCTGCACAGCATCACCAAGATCGACCGCTGGTTCCTGGGCAAGCTCAGCTCCATCATCGCGGTGGAGAAGCGCCTTGCCAAAGAGCCGATGACGAAGGAGCTGCTTTACCGGGCGAAGGAATTCGGCTTCCTCGACGAGACCGTCTCGAAGTTTTCCGGGATCGGCGCCGAAAAAATCCGCGCGCTGGAAGACCAGTGGGACATTCGCCCCGTGTATAAAATGGTCGATACCTGCGCCGCCGAGTTCGACGCGGAGACCCCTTATTACTATTCCACCTACGGCACACAGAACGAGTCCGTCCCGCTTTCCAACCGGAAGAAGATCCTCGTCATCGGCTCCGGCCCGATCCGCATCGGGCAGGGGATCGAGTTCGACTTCTGCTCCGTCCACTGCGTGTGGGCGCTGAAAAAGCTGGGGTACGAGACGATCATCGTGAACAACAACCCGGAAACGGTGAGCACCGATTTCGATATCGCGGACAAACTTTATTTCGAGCCGCTCACCCCGGAGGATGTGCGCCATATCGTCGAGCTGGAGAAGCCCGACGGCGCGGTCGTGCAGTTCGGCGGCCAGACGGCGATCAAGCTGGCCGGGGCGATCGAAAAGATGGGCGTGCCGCTGCTCGGCACCTCGTTCGACAGCATCGACGAGGCGGAGGACCGCGAGCGCTTCGACGCGATCCTTTCTCAGTACCATATCCCGCGCGCGGCCGGCCGGATGGTGTACACCTGTGAGGAGGCGATCGCCGCGGCCCACGAGCTGGGCTACCCGGTCCTGGTGCGCCCGTCGTACGTCCTCGGCGGGCAGGGCATGGACATCGCGTACCGCGACGAAGACATCCGCGAGCAGATCGGCATCATCAACACGGTCGCGCAGGAACACCCGATCCTGGTCGACAAGTACCTGATGGGCACCGAGGTCGAGGTCGACGCCGTCTGTGACGGAACCGACACCATGATCCCCGGCATCATGCAGCACGTCGAGCGGGCTGGCATCCACTCGGGCGACAGCATTTCGGTCTATCCGGCGCAGAGCCTGACCCCGGAGGTCGAGGACACCATCGTCGACTACACCAGAAAGCTCGCGATGGCGCTGAAGGTGAAGGGCCTTCTGAATATCCAGTTCATCGTCAAGGACAACACGGTCTATATCATCGAGGCGAACCCGCGTTCTTCCCGCACGGTGCCTTATATCAGCAAAATCACGGACATCCCGATCGTCCGCCTCGCGGTGGGGACGTTCTTCGGGAAGACCCTGCCCTCGCTGGGCTACCGGTACGGCCTTCAGCCGAAAAAGCGTCTGATCGCCGTGAAAATGCCCGTCTTTTCATTTGAGAAGCTTTACGGCGCCGACGTGAACCTGGGGCCGGAGATGAAATCCACAGGAGAGGTGCTCGGCATCGCCAGAACCTTTGAAGAGGCGATGATCAAGGCGTTCCAGGGCGCGGGCATGCACCTGATCACGAACGGGAACGCGATCGTCACGGTCAAGGACCAGGACAAGGAAGAGGTTCTGCCGATCGCCCGCGGCCTGCACGAGCTGGGCTGGACGATCTACTCCACCGAGGGCACGTCCGCCTACCTCCAGAGCCACGGGGTCGAAAACGTCTGCCTGAACAAGGTGGGCGGGGAGAAGCCGGATATCCTGGACTGCATCCTTTCCGGGAAGATCGACCTCGTCATCAACACCCCTTCCAAAGACCGGAAGCACCGGCGCGACGGCTTTTTGATCCGCCGCAACACGGTGGAGGCCGGAATCCCGTGCCTGACCTCGCTCGACACCGCCAACGCGTTCCTGCGCTGCGTGCAGCATGTGGAGGACACCAACCTTTCCGTCGTGGACATCACGAAGGTCTCCAGCTTTCTGGTATTCCTGTAA
- the purC gene encoding phosphoribosylaminoimidazole succinocarboxamide synthetase (Evidence 2a : Function from experimental evidences in other organisms; PubMedId : 2495272, 9683488, 10784038, 12787499, 26118696; Product type e : enzyme) has protein sequence MQKGKLLYEGKAKKVYATDDDAYCIVDYKDDATAFNGLKKGTIAGKGVINNKMSNYLFQMLEKKGIRTHFVKELSDRETLVRKVQIVPLEVIVRNKAAGSLAKRLGLEEGTPMRIPVLEFCYKSDELGDPMVNETHILAAGFATKEEIDKISKMALKINEILIEFFRSVNIELIDFKLEFGRCEGDIILADEISPDTCRFWDIHTHEKLDKDRFRRDMGGVEEAYEEVMKRIGL, from the coding sequence ATGCAAAAAGGAAAACTGCTCTATGAAGGAAAAGCGAAGAAGGTTTACGCGACCGACGACGACGCGTACTGCATCGTCGACTACAAAGACGACGCGACCGCGTTCAACGGGTTGAAAAAGGGAACGATCGCCGGCAAGGGCGTCATCAACAACAAGATGTCCAATTACCTTTTCCAGATGCTGGAAAAGAAGGGGATCAGGACCCACTTCGTGAAAGAGCTGAGCGACCGCGAGACCCTCGTCAGGAAGGTGCAGATCGTCCCGCTCGAAGTGATCGTGCGCAACAAGGCCGCCGGCAGCCTGGCGAAACGGCTCGGCCTGGAGGAAGGGACCCCGATGAGGATCCCGGTTCTGGAATTCTGCTATAAGAGCGACGAGCTCGGCGACCCGATGGTGAACGAGACCCATATTCTCGCCGCCGGCTTCGCGACGAAGGAAGAAATCGACAAGATCAGCAAGATGGCGCTGAAGATCAACGAGATCCTCATCGAGTTTTTCCGCTCCGTCAATATCGAGCTGATCGATTTCAAGCTGGAATTCGGGCGCTGCGAAGGCGATATCATTCTCGCCGACGAAATCTCGCCCGACACCTGCCGCTTCTGGGATATCCACACCCACGAAAAGCTGGATAAAGACCGCTTCCGCCGCGACATGGGCGGGGTGGAAGAGGCCTATGAAGAGGTCATGAAGCGCATCGGCTTATAA